A single genomic interval of Calditrichota bacterium harbors:
- a CDS encoding alpha/beta fold hydrolase, producing the protein MILNFKQIGEGPAIVILHGLFGMSDNWMSIAKKMSADYCFYLVDLRNHGRSPHSDVINYDVMSNDLRLFLERQNLSDIRLIGHSMGGKVAMNFSKHHSHFLSKLIVVDIAPKKYNSTQFIDFINALLFINLNLFQSRKEIENELLKKLKVHPGIIQFLLKNLFRTENNRFKWRMNLPALKMNIDNILDGLKISNPVMTKTLFMKGSESQYITFNDELIIKEKFPNSRIEEIKNATHWVHSSSPINFENTLRSFLA; encoded by the coding sequence ATGATTCTAAATTTTAAACAAATTGGTGAAGGCCCGGCAATTGTTATCTTGCACGGGCTTTTTGGTATGTCGGATAATTGGATGTCCATAGCAAAGAAAATGTCGGCAGATTATTGTTTTTACCTGGTGGATTTAAGAAACCACGGACGCTCGCCTCATAGTGATGTTATAAATTACGATGTAATGAGTAATGATCTCAGGCTGTTTCTTGAGAGACAAAACCTTTCTGATATACGGCTCATTGGTCATTCTATGGGTGGAAAGGTAGCTATGAATTTTTCAAAGCACCATTCTCATTTTCTCAGCAAACTTATAGTGGTGGATATTGCACCAAAAAAGTATAATTCAACACAATTTATTGATTTTATAAATGCGTTGTTATTTATAAACCTTAACCTGTTTCAATCCCGAAAAGAAATTGAAAATGAGCTACTGAAAAAGTTAAAAGTGCATCCCGGTATTATTCAGTTCCTGCTTAAAAATTTATTCAGGACGGAGAACAATCGTTTCAAGTGGAGAATGAACCTGCCTGCTTTGAAAATGAATATTGATAATATTTTAGATGGATTAAAAATAAGTAATCCGGTGATGACAAAAACATTGTTCATGAAAGGTTCAGAATCTCAGTATATTACATTTAATGATGAGTTGATAATTAAAGAGAAATTCCCCAATTCAAGAATTGAAGAAATCAAAAATGCAACACACTGGGTTCATTCCAGTTCGCCCATAAATTTTGAAAATACTCTCCGATCTTTCTTAGCCTGA
- a CDS encoding T9SS type A sorting domain-containing protein, producing the protein MQHSILKFFILLFFSLTSIISAQTFSGPTNLDEIAEESTSVSFADYNHDGWVDLFLSRGNASDGTSYDNVLFSNSSGTFSDASLSVITATQRTSGTATWGDYDNDGNIDLYVANAEPGFNGGEPPNNLFINDGAGDFTNNTTFGDIVDDSDDSRVVGWGDYNNDGFIDLYQKRGNIFFTGEIAQTNIFFRNDAGSGSTRNPSGIGDIITSGGTIDGINNAYSNLTGAMVWGDYNGDGYMDIYTARGSTKLNTLWKNNGSGAFVDDTPATLRPTQTSTQACSWGDWDNDGDLDLYTGTKPEAGTKHSFIFENTSTTSTTSFSDATAGDISTDEYYVRGSAWADVDNDGDLDLFTSTMSDAVFENPASRLYVNSGTPNYTLTMSSTFSLDDGTNTSNGRGVAFADIDNDGDQDFVVGRFYKPLLYTNTTSNGNSFANIKLVGTTKNISAIGTQIHLFANIPEQTSTTEQMREISSQSGAGSQSDMRAHFGLGTTSKIDSIQVNWLNTSGGAARTRTTYTDMPVGKFMVFTQSGSASVIKQQAFMYLIGNTGAAVEFETNTDTDGGSLSISRTDSDPGDAGFSGSATSPDASTITPNVVSPAKYWTISETGLTGNFTAEVYIDITGVSGISDADKLVILRRANSGAAWNPINTERIGNTLYSSANLSSFSEFGIGSNSADNSLPVELTSFTAVAGNNSIELNWETASELNNLGYILERTTKQNNTFAEISSYKDNSALAGQGNSSTVNNYSYVDNNVVNGENYLYRLSDISMSGVRTYHSVIEASANQIVTGFKLLPNFPNPFNPETTLRFEIPAEKAYTKISLAVYNAAGELVTEIYSGELSSGVHEFKWSGTNMTGQQQASGIYFARFSAGKFVQTRKLILLK; encoded by the coding sequence ATGCAACACTCGATACTAAAATTTTTTATACTTCTCTTTTTTTCTTTGACCTCAATTATTTCCGCACAAACATTTTCCGGGCCAACAAACCTTGATGAGATTGCTGAAGAATCAACAAGTGTTTCATTTGCAGATTATAATCATGATGGTTGGGTCGATCTTTTTTTAAGCCGTGGAAATGCGTCAGATGGCACAAGTTATGACAATGTCTTATTTAGTAACTCTTCCGGTACTTTCTCAGATGCTAGTCTTTCCGTTATAACAGCAACTCAAAGAACATCTGGTACAGCAACATGGGGCGACTATGATAATGATGGAAATATAGATTTATATGTTGCAAATGCTGAGCCTGGTTTTAATGGTGGTGAGCCGCCTAATAATCTTTTTATAAACGATGGTGCCGGCGATTTTACAAACAACACCACTTTCGGAGACATTGTTGATGATAGTGATGATTCACGAGTTGTTGGTTGGGGTGATTATAACAATGACGGTTTTATTGATTTATATCAAAAAAGAGGGAATATCTTTTTTACCGGGGAAATTGCCCAGACCAATATATTTTTTAGAAATGATGCAGGTTCCGGAAGTACAAGAAACCCATCTGGAATTGGAGATATTATTACAAGTGGCGGAACCATTGACGGCATTAACAATGCGTATTCTAACTTAACCGGTGCAATGGTTTGGGGTGATTATAATGGCGATGGCTATATGGATATATATACTGCCCGCGGATCTACTAAACTTAATACACTTTGGAAAAATAATGGATCAGGTGCATTTGTAGATGACACTCCTGCGACCTTAAGACCAACACAAACTTCTACTCAGGCATGCAGCTGGGGTGATTGGGATAACGATGGTGACTTGGATTTATATACAGGTACAAAACCTGAAGCAGGAACAAAGCATAGTTTTATATTCGAAAACACAAGCACCACTAGTACCACTTCCTTTTCAGATGCAACAGCCGGGGATATTTCTACAGATGAATATTATGTTCGTGGTAGTGCCTGGGCTGATGTTGATAATGATGGGGATTTAGACCTTTTTACATCGACAATGAGTGATGCCGTTTTTGAAAATCCAGCCAGTAGATTGTACGTAAATTCGGGAACTCCAAATTACACTCTTACAATGTCTTCAACTTTTTCACTTGACGATGGCACAAATACCAGCAATGGTCGCGGTGTAGCATTTGCTGATATTGACAATGATGGAGACCAGGATTTTGTTGTGGGCCGTTTTTATAAGCCGCTTCTTTATACAAATACAACAAGCAACGGAAATAGTTTTGCCAATATCAAGCTTGTGGGAACTACAAAAAATATTTCTGCGATTGGCACACAGATTCATCTATTTGCGAATATTCCCGAGCAGACTAGTACAACAGAACAGATGCGAGAAATATCATCTCAATCCGGAGCCGGATCACAATCTGATATGCGTGCCCATTTTGGTTTAGGAACAACCTCTAAAATTGATTCAATTCAGGTAAACTGGTTAAATACAAGCGGTGGAGCTGCCCGGACAAGGACAACTTACACTGATATGCCAGTAGGCAAATTTATGGTTTTTACACAAAGTGGATCTGCCAGCGTTATTAAACAACAGGCTTTTATGTACCTTATTGGTAATACTGGAGCGGCTGTTGAGTTTGAAACAAACACAGACACAGATGGTGGATCATTAAGCATTTCACGTACAGATTCTGATCCGGGTGATGCTGGCTTTAGTGGTAGTGCCACCTCGCCTGATGCCAGTACAATTACGCCCAATGTTGTGAGCCCGGCTAAGTATTGGACAATAAGTGAAACAGGGTTAACCGGCAATTTTACTGCAGAGGTTTACATAGATATTACTGGAGTTAGTGGAATATCAGATGCGGATAAACTCGTAATTTTAAGACGTGCCAATAGTGGAGCAGCCTGGAACCCAATTAATACAGAGCGTATTGGAAATACTTTGTACTCCAGTGCTAACCTTAGTAGTTTTTCAGAGTTTGGAATTGGCTCTAATTCTGCAGATAATTCTTTACCCGTTGAGTTAACTTCATTCACAGCGGTAGCAGGAAATAACTCTATTGAGTTAAATTGGGAAACAGCATCTGAGCTGAATAACCTGGGTTATATTTTAGAAAGAACAACAAAACAGAATAATACTTTTGCTGAAATTTCTTCATATAAAGATAACTCGGCATTAGCCGGGCAAGGTAATTCAAGCACCGTCAATAATTATTCATATGTGGATAACAATGTAGTAAATGGAGAGAACTATTTGTACAGACTATCAGATATAAGCATGTCAGGTGTCCGTACATATCACTCAGTTATTGAAGCGTCTGCAAATCAGATTGTTACAGGATTTAAACTTCTGCCGAACTTTCCAAATCCATTTAATCCGGAAACAACTTTGCGATTTGAAATACCGGCTGAAAAAGCATATACAAAAATATCACTAGCTGTTTATAATGCAGCAGGCGAATTGGTTACAGAAATATATTCCGGGGAATTATCATCCGGTGTTCATGAGTTTAAATGGAGTGGTACAAATATGACTGGCCAACAACAGGCATCCGGGATTTATTTTGCTCGTTTCAGTGCCGGCAAATTTGTCCAAACGCGTAAACTTATTCTTTTGAAATAA
- a CDS encoding metal-dependent hydrolase: MPKLTFLGHSGWLLESPKASVVIDPFLEGNPLAKHKASDLNADYILISHAHGDHISDVESIAKNCKSTIIANFEIATYYGAKGIETHPLHIGGGNNFPFGRVKLTPAFHGSSFPDGTYGGMPAGILLTIDDKTFYHTGDTGLFSDMQLIGKHNLVDVMMVCIGDNFTMGIDDAVEAVDLVKPRLTVPMHYKTFPMIDVDPEEFASKSFSYGNEVKIMDIGDSFNL; this comes from the coding sequence ATGCCAAAACTAACATTTTTAGGTCACTCCGGTTGGCTGTTAGAATCTCCAAAGGCCAGCGTAGTTATTGATCCATTTTTAGAAGGTAATCCGCTTGCTAAACATAAAGCATCCGATTTAAATGCAGATTATATTTTAATTTCTCATGCACACGGAGACCATATTTCAGATGTTGAGTCAATCGCTAAAAATTGTAAAAGTACTATTATCGCAAATTTTGAGATTGCCACATATTATGGTGCAAAAGGCATTGAGACGCATCCATTGCATATTGGGGGTGGAAATAATTTTCCGTTTGGACGGGTAAAATTAACACCGGCCTTTCACGGATCATCATTTCCAGATGGTACTTATGGTGGAATGCCTGCCGGTATTTTATTAACTATAGATGACAAGACTTTTTATCATACTGGGGATACGGGACTGTTTTCTGATATGCAGCTAATCGGTAAACACAACCTTGTTGATGTGATGATGGTTTGTATCGGTGATAATTTTACAATGGGTATTGATGATGCCGTTGAGGCAGTTGACCTTGTAAAGCCAAGGTTAACGGTCCCAATGCATTATAAAACTTTTCCGATGATTGATGTCGACCCTGAAGAATTTGCCAGTAAATCATTTAGCTATGGAAACGAGGTAAAAATAATGGATATTGGCGATTCTTTTAATTTGTAA
- a CDS encoding M48 family metallopeptidase, with amino-acid sequence MDEKLHAIISNIKTNYKPAEQYDLRVSYYAYKNLSHTIRLRNGIIYVRISDKLFDAPDETIQAVGYILFDKLFRLKTKKEIRHHYRNYINQFIVPNMSFPKSKVSPDYSPIGKYHNLTDIFDLVNRSYFDSAVPKPILGWSLNKSTRRLGFYDHSRNLLVISRIFDKKRIPDYVREYLMYHEMLHIVIPVKKINGRRSVHPPHFKEKERLFDNYELAQKWLKKKLWRLRF; translated from the coding sequence ATGGATGAAAAATTACACGCAATAATCTCAAATATAAAAACTAACTATAAACCCGCAGAACAATATGATTTGCGGGTTTCTTATTATGCCTACAAAAATTTAAGCCATACCATTCGTTTAAGAAACGGAATTATTTATGTTCGCATTTCAGATAAGCTCTTTGATGCCCCGGATGAAACAATCCAGGCGGTTGGGTATATTTTATTTGATAAATTGTTTCGCCTAAAAACCAAAAAAGAAATCCGGCACCATTATCGTAATTACATTAATCAGTTCATTGTACCAAATATGAGTTTTCCTAAATCCAAAGTTTCTCCGGATTATTCGCCCATTGGTAAGTATCATAATTTAACTGATATTTTTGATTTGGTTAACAGGTCATATTTTGACTCTGCTGTTCCGAAACCAATATTGGGCTGGAGTTTAAATAAAAGTACAAGGCGGTTGGGTTTTTACGATCATTCCCGCAATCTATTAGTTATCTCGCGCATTTTTGACAAAAAACGTATTCCGGATTATGTGCGTGAATATTTAATGTATCATGAGATGCTTCATATAGTTATCCCGGTTAAAAAAATTAATGGCCGGCGTTCTGTACATCCACCCCATTTTAAGGAAAAAGAAAGACTTTTTGACAATTACGAGCTGGCGCAGAAATGGCTTAAAAAGAAACTGTGGCGATTGAGGTTTTAG